In Pseudomonas sp. P5_109, the genomic window TGGAACCGCGGCTAGTCTGGCAAGATCCACATCGGTCTTTCAAGGAACGGCCACGCTTTCTGACAGCGCTGAGCGAAAGTAGCTGTTTTGATACAAACCCCAGCAACTCACGCTCAGAGCCTAGCACTTAGCCCTGCAGTGCACTCAGGGTCAGGTCAAGACACTTGCGAGCTTTGGTTACCAGCTCATCGATTTCCGCCGGTGTGATCACCAGTGGCGGAGCGATGATCATGGTGTCGCCGACCGCGCGCATGATCAGGCCGTTGTCGAAGCAGAACTGACGGCAGATCATGCCGACGCCCTTGCCTTCGTAACGCTTGCGCGTGGCCTTGTCCTGAACCAGTTCGATGGCCCCCAACAGACCCACCCCACGAACTTCACCCACCAGCGGGTGATCGTTCAGTTCCCGCAGACGCTTTTGCAAATACGGTGCCGTTTCTGCATGAACGCGTTCGATAATCTTCTCGTCGCGCATGATGCGGATGTTTTCCAGCGCCACCGCAGCGGCGACCGGGTGACCGGAGTAGGTAAAGCCGTGGTTGAAGTCGCCGCCCTCGTTGAGCACATCCACCACTTCGTCACGCACGATCAGGCCACCCATCGGGATGTAGCCCGAGGTCAGGCCCTTGGCGATAGTCATCATGTCGGGCTTGAGGTCGTAGAAATCGGCACCGAACCACTCGCCGGTACGACCGAAACCGCAAATCACTTCGTCAGCCACGAACAGGATGTCGTACTTGGCAAGGATTTCCTTGATGCGCGGCCAGTAGGTGTCTGGCGGAATGATCACGCCGCCAGCACCCTGGATCGGCTCGGCAATAAAGGCACCGACGTTGTCGACGCCGACTTCCAGAATCTTTTCTTCCAGCTGGTTGGCCGCCCAGATACCGAACTCTTCCGGGGTCATGTCGCCGCCTTCGGCGAACCAGTACGGCTGGGCAATGTGGACGATACCCGGGATCGGCAAGTCGCCCTGTTCGTGCAT contains:
- a CDS encoding aspartate aminotransferase family protein gives rise to the protein MTSNNPQTREWQTLSNDHHLAPFSDFKQLKEKGPRIITSAKGVYLWDSEGNKILDGMAGLWCVAIGYGRDELADAASKQMRELPYYNLFFQTAHPPVLELAKAIADIAPEGMNHVFFTGSGSEGNDTMLRMVRHYWAIKGQPNKKVIISRKNGYHGSTVAGASLGGMTYMHEQGDLPIPGIVHIAQPYWFAEGGDMTPEEFGIWAANQLEEKILEVGVDNVGAFIAEPIQGAGGVIIPPDTYWPRIKEILAKYDILFVADEVICGFGRTGEWFGADFYDLKPDMMTIAKGLTSGYIPMGGLIVRDEVVDVLNEGGDFNHGFTYSGHPVAAAVALENIRIMRDEKIIERVHAETAPYLQKRLRELNDHPLVGEVRGVGLLGAIELVQDKATRKRYEGKGVGMICRQFCFDNGLIMRAVGDTMIIAPPLVITPAEIDELVTKARKCLDLTLSALQG